In Brassica oleracea var. oleracea cultivar TO1000 unplaced genomic scaffold, BOL UnpScaffold14502, whole genome shotgun sequence, the DNA window AGTCTTCTAAATGAACTAACAACTTGATAACTATATCAAGCTACCTCCTCCTCGTCTACCATCAGAAATCCATCAGAAGAGGATTTTTCCTTCCCCTCGTCCAGTTTCACTTTGAGATCGGACACAATCTCCTCAAGATTCTTGAGGTTTTCCTCCAGTTGTTGGACCCTAGACGCATCAGCATCAtctaccttcttcttctccaaggaAACACCCCCAGATTTCGACTTCAGAGTCAGACAATCCAGCCTGGAGCT includes these proteins:
- the LOC106322310 gene encoding MATH domain and coiled-coil domain-containing protein At2g42480-like, whose translation is ADVYGNKVIQLEERMKNLEQMENKMKRSIVECFLERKKAKDDGSRVQTLEKRVNYLEAVDSSSRLDCLTLKSKSGGVSLEKKKVDDADASRVQQLEENLKNLEEIVSDLKVKLDEGKEKSSSDGFLMVDEEEVA